Proteins co-encoded in one Papaver somniferum cultivar HN1 chromosome 5, ASM357369v1, whole genome shotgun sequence genomic window:
- the LOC113282061 gene encoding outer envelope protein 64, chloroplastic-like, whose amino-acid sequence MFGTTSKKQQGKKIMASSSSAITNICVLVGLGIAGILLMTRKLKKVIKEDFGAFVVRLQLLPPPPPAPPKAPHPLSGLTFAVSDIFDIDGYVTGFGNPEWEKTHEPASRTAPVVSSAVEGGATCVGKTVVDELAYSINGDNKHYGEPTNPVAPTRISGGSSSGSAVAVAANLVDFSLGIDAIGGVRVPAAFCGVLGFRPSYGALSNMGTIPVSPSLDTVGWFARDPGMLRRVGHVLLQLSYADTRSPRNIVIADDCFELLKIPVNRIAQVVIKSSEKLFGKQVLKHANLDDYLGSKVPSLKQFNERSKNGEVKTSSLGSLANAMLLLQRHEFKYNHGEWINSTKSVLDSSITRQLQELGEATDAKVDNCQLVWNETRSALHSLLKDDGILVIPTVADLPPKAGAKEAVLEDYQRRASSLLSIATMSGCCQVSIPLGLHEKCPVSVSFVARHGADRFLLDTVQTMYATLQEQADIAVKSGSSNSVLSQEESAEIAKEKGNNSFKDKQWQKAIGFYTEAIKLNGKNAAYYSNRAAAYLELGSYLQAEADCTKAISLDKKHVKSYLRRGTAREMLGFYKEAVEDFGYALVLEPTNKRASLSADRLRKLFL is encoded by the exons ATGTTTGGCACAACTTCAAAAAAACAGCAGGGTAAAAAAATCATGGcatcttcttcatctgcaatAACAAATATCTGTGTATTGGTAGGGTTAGGTATAGCTGGAATTCTATTAATGACTAGAAAACTTAAAAAagttatcaaagaagattttggGGCTTTTGTTGTTAGGTTACAGCTTTTACCTCCTCCTCCACCTGCACCTCCTAAAGCTCCTCATCCTTTGTCTGGTCTTACTTTTGCTGTCTCAGACAT TTTTGATATAGATGGATATGTTACTGGATTCGGGAATCCAGAATGGGAAAAGACACATGAACCTGCTTCTCGAACCGCACCTGTGGTTTCGTCTGCTGTTGAAGGTGGCGCCACTTGTGTTGGAAAAACCGTTGTGGATGAATTGGCGTATAG TATCAATGGAGATAACAAACATTATGGAGAGCCGACCAATCCCGTAGCTCCCACACGCATATCAGGAGGATCTTCAAGTGGATCTGCTGTAGCAGTTGCTGCTAATCTGGTTGATTTTTCTCTGG GTATTGATGCAATTGGTGGTGTGAGAGTACCTGCTGCATTCTGTGGTGTACTTGGATTTCGTCCTTCTTATGGGGCTCTTTCTAACATGGGGACTATTCCTGTTTCACCAAGTCTAGACACTGTGG GATGGTTTGCCAGGGATCCTGGCATGCTTCGTCGAGTGGGTCACGTGCTGCTGCAACTATCGTACGCGGATACACGTTCACCTAGAAATATTGTAATTGCtgatgattgttttgagctgTTAAAGATCCCCGTGAACCGAATTGCGCAAGTGGTGATTAAATCCAGTGAGAAGCTGTTTGGAA AACAAGTATTGAAGCATGCAAACCTTGATGACTACTTGGGTTCCAAAGTACCGAGTCTGAAACAATTCAATGAGAGGAGCAAAAATGGCGAAGTGAAAACCTCTTCACTGGGATCACTTGCAAATGCTATGCTCCTTCTTCAGAG GCATGAGTTCAAATATAATCACGGGGAATGGATCAACTCGACGAAGTCTGTCTTGGATTCTTCAATAACAAGACAACTACAAGAACTGGGAGAGGCCACAGATGCAAAGGTTGATAATTGCCAATTAGTTTGGAATGAAACACGCTCAGCTCTTCACAGTCTTCTGAAG GATGACGGGATACTTGTAATTCCTACTGTAGCTGACCTTCCTCCAAAAGCTGGTGCAAAGGAGGCTGTATTAGAGGACTATCAAAGGCGTGCTTCTAGTTTGTTGAGTATAGCTACCATGTCCGGTTGTTGTCAG GTTTCCATACCACTGGGACTTCATGAAAAGTGTCCTGTCTCAGTGTCCTTCGTAGCACGCCATGGTGCCGATCGCTTCTTGCTAGACACTGTGCAAACTATGTATGCAACCCTTCAGGAGCAAGCTGATATTGCTGTTAAGTCAGGCTCGTCAAATAGTGTTCTCAGCCAGGAAGAATCTGCTGAGATTGCCAAAGAAAAG GGTAACAATTCATTCAAAGATAAACAATGGCAGAAAGCTATTGGCTTCTACACTGAAGCGATCAAACTAAATGGAAAGAATGCAGCATACTATAGTAATAGGGCTGCAGCATATCTGGAACTGGGAAG CTACCTCCAGGCAGAGGCTGATTGTACTAAAGCCATCAGTCTTGACAAAAAG CATGTGAAGTCCTATCTGCGGCGAGGAACAGCAAGGGAGATGCTTGGTTTTTACAAAGAGGCTGTTGAAG ATTTTGGATATGCACTTGTTTTAGAACCAACAAATAAGAGAGCTTCCCTTTCAGCTGATAGATTAAGAAAGTTGTTTCTATAA